A region of Lycium barbarum isolate Lr01 chromosome 3, ASM1917538v2, whole genome shotgun sequence DNA encodes the following proteins:
- the LOC132631019 gene encoding chromatin modification-related protein eaf-1-like has translation MGFDIECIIDIHTYPGEYFCPVCRTLVFPNEAVQSQCTHLYCKPCLAHVANGSRACPYDGYLVTEADSKPLIESDKTLAESLGRVKVRCLYHRSGCTWEGPLSDNTSHCSACSFGNSPVICNRCGVQIVHRQVHEHALSCPGVYPAQQTANGTQDNPSSGAATTAGAGAESNQTTAQSGTPASQTPNPQTLTASVPPGQDPNQQTNGSSQALATASAGVPTSDQWYQQQYQQYYQQYAGYDPYQQQTYQQYYPYQQQPVQQYQQPQIYMQPPAQTHTPVPTQPQPQPQSQPLNPQSQPQMQALPKGQTQSQVQALAQQNQNQVQVNPQQQLPPTMQLHTQIPSQIYPTSRAQPPNQPPPYPQPYPMQPHSQHHVQVPQYQQPPAQVHLPPSSQGQPHPPVQPQPHSLLQPQINVQHLPQSHGQLRPPQASQPAHAPGQTLHSTANTVSGFHSYPQPQPMQQAPVGINQQTQMRPHPTSGSMPPVQTQGQVTQQPPLVRPPQGLVANQQPGLVPSQGQAPAQSQLYPTAQQAGHPIQQHPVQPNQQPMPQQYSQQHTFPGPFLSQSHQQGHFTHQQPLQSQFRPQGLPNAVPQNLHAYIQPQQNVALPPPPQPQQSQTYIGRPGMQNHVQVICQAHGGYNTAAQVRPIQPALSQPQMNPSYGNRISNEHESIDQKKRSSLESKSDELPDKTAGRPEVGVSSQDNAQKDLSSLAQSTGSDINVHKGDSDELMDKRTVKEEGNEYSLEPKSAAKSADATVKPEKDAYDDAPKELDQALANHASSDATDGSMENLNPGRNSHDATVDAGGFQQYGHEMPPPKYGPSGQQRSVGPMMIPPMQPSGRSSHAQGPGYPPNAMMPSGDVPQAGQPFNSRVHHPQFLKQPSSAPLCAIPGPGSTAPFARGHGHFPPPGDFREGITGMGRAPLSGPEIHSGTQHSVNPAEAEMFQNQRVNRFDGNQPNPFPPGSFDKVPFGQPRGMESARDTRLKAPMGEHLSPLPVTHDQASRLLDKPPRGLGYDSGSKFEASAGVPPNRLLPPYHPPGSMHFKGSGEREAQLGPHDDDRKRAGSGFGAQHMDYLSARNPDGEFFNIPPRGFASHSRFDDIGGREPRQFIEGPGPFNLPSNQAGGLFSDGRFQTLPGHPHGGEIDGLGDLRGSEHATFGHPYKHVRSGDLFGKDVPSHLHHVEPLDPQKLPSHLCFGEPAGFGPFAGRPYMGELSGFGDIPGFGESIGRNKPGMPRFGEPGFRSRYPVPGFLNHGLYAGDVDSFDRLRKRKPVSMGWCRICKVDCETVEGLDMHSQTREHQDMAMDMVRSIKEQNRKKQKTFSDRASVEEKGKTRKAVFEGRGRKT, from the exons ATGGGTTTTGATATTGAATGCATAATTGACATCCATACCTATCCCGGAGAGTATTTCTGTCCTGTTTGTCGCACACTCGTATTCCCTAATGAAGCCGTCCAATCACAGTGCACTCATCTCTACTGCAAACCTTGTCTGGCCCATGTTGCCAATGGGAGCCGGGCCTGTCCCTATGATGGATACTTGGTGACTGAAGCGGACTCTAAA CCCCTTATTGAGTCAGACAAGACACTTGCTGAAAGCTTAGGCAGAGTTAAAGTGCGTTGTCTCTATCACAGAAGTGGATGCACATGGGAAGGTCCCTTGTCTGATAACACTTCCCATTGTTCTGCCTGTTCCTTTGGCAATTCCCCAGTTATATGCAATAGATGTGGAGTCCAGATTGTGCATCGACAAGTGCATGAGCATGCCTTGAGTTGTCCT GGTGTATATCCTGCACAGCAGACAGCTAACGGTACTCAAGATAATCCTAGCTCTGGCGCAGCCACCactgctggtgctggtgctgagTCGAATCAAACTACAGCTCAATCAGGAACTCCAGCATCGCAGACGCCAAACCCTCAAACCTTAACAGCTTCTGTGCCACCTGGACAAGATCCCAATCAGCAAACAAATGGCAGCTCTCAGGCCCTTGCTACAGCTTCAGCTGGTGTGCCTACTTCAGACCAGTGGTATCAGCAACAATATCAACAGTATTATCAGCAATATGCTGGATATGATCCTTATCAACAGCAAACTTATCAACAATACTATCCTTATCAGCAGCAACCCGTCCAACAATATCAGCAACCTCAGATTTACATGCAGCCACCTGCACAAACCCACACCCCGGTCCCAACACAGCCTCAACCCCAGCCCCAGTCGCAACCACTTAATCCCCAATCTCAACCTCAAATGCAAGCCCTACCTAAGGGGCAGACTCAATCACAGGTTCAAGCTCTGGCACAACAGAATCAAAACCAGGTTCAAGTCAACCCACAGCAGCAGCTCCCACCTACTatgcaacttcatacccaaattCCATCACAAATATATCCAACTTCTCGTGCTCAGCCACCTAATCAACCTCCCCCATATCCGCAGCCCTATCCAATGCAGCCTCATTCACAACACCATGTGCAGGTGCCACAGTATCAGCAGCCTCCCGCCCAGGTTCATCTCCCCCCGTCTTCTCAAGGCCAACCGCATCCTCCTGTGCAACCACAACCTCATTCACTACTTCAACCGCAAATAAATGTGCAACATCTTCCACAATCTCATGGCCAATTGCGCCCTCCTCAGGCCAGCCAGCCTGCTCATGCACCGGGTCAGACCCTCCATTCAACAGCCAATACAGTTTCAGGTTTCCATTCCTATCCACAACCCCAGCCCATGCAGCAAGCGCCTGTGGGGATTAACCAGCAAACTCAAATGCGTCCACATCCTACTAGTGGGTCTATGCCTCCGGTTCAAACTCAGGGTCAGGTTACTCAACAACCTCCTTTAGTGCGCCCACCTCAGGGTCTAGTCGCCAATCAGCAACCGGGGCTTGTACCTTCTCAAGGTCAAGCTCCTGCACAGTCTCAACTTTATCCTACTGCTCAACAAGCAGGACACCCAATTCAGCAACATCCTGTTCAGCCTAATCAACAGCCAATGCCTCAACAATACAGTCAACAGCATACATTTCCTGGTCCATTTCTGAGCCAATCACACCAACAAGGTCATTTTACTCACCAGCAGCCATTGCAGTCTCAGTTCCGCCCTCAAGGTCTTCCTAATGCGGTGCCTCAAAATTTGCATGCGTATATTCAGCCACAGCAAAATGTCGCCTTACCACCTCCACCACAACCTCAACAATCTCAAACATATATAGGCAGGCCTGGGATGCAAAATCATGTCCAGGTGATTTGTCAGGCTCATGGTGGATATAATACTGCAGCCCAGGTTAGACCTATCCAGCCTGCTTTAAGCCAGCCACAAATGAATCCAAGTTATGGGAACCGCATAAGCAATGAGCATGAGTCGATTGATCAGAAGAAACGGTCATCCCTAGAAAGTAAAAGTGATGAGTTACCTGACAAAACTGCAGGAAGGCCAGAAGTGGGTGTTTCTTCCCAGGATAATGCTCAAAAGGATCTAAGTTCCCTTGCACAGAGCACCGGCAGTGATATAAATGTTCATAAGGGTGATTCAGATGAGCTTATGGACAAAAGAACTGTTAAGGAAGAGGGAAATGAGTACTCTTTGGAGCCTAAATCTGCTGCCAAATCAGCTGATGCAACAGTTAAGCCAGAGAAAGATGCCTATGATGATGCTCCGAAAGAGCTGGACCAGGCTTTGGCAAATCATGCATCTTCTGATGCCACCGATGGTTCAATGGAGAATCTGAACCCTGGAAGAAATTCACATGACGCTACCGTTGACGCAGGGGGTTTTCAGCAGTATGGCCATGAGATGCCACCACCAAAATATGGACCATCTGGTCAACAAAGGTCTGTTGGTCCTATGATGATACCACCAATGCAACCTTCAGGCCGTTCTTCTCATGCCCAAGGTCCTGGATATCCCCCCAATGCAATGATGCCTTCAGGGGATGTGCCTCAGGCTGGTCAGCCATTTAATTCTCGTGTTCATCATCCACAATTCCTGAAGCAGCCTAGTAGTGCCCCCCTTTGTGCTATCCCCGGTCCAGGGTCTACAGCACCCTTTGCTAGAGGGCATGGTCATTTTCCTCCACCAGGTGATTTCCGAGAGGGGATAACGGGAATGGGAAGAGCACCGTTAAGTGGTCCTGAAATTCATAGTGGAACACAACACTCGGTTAATCCAGCAGAAGCTGAAATGTTTCAAAACCAAAGGGTGAATCGGTTTGATGGAAATCAACCAAACCCATTCCCCCCAGGGTCCTTTGATAAGGTTCCATTTGGCCAACCTAGAGGTATGGAATCAGCTAGGGATACAAGGTTGAAGGCGCCTATGGGGGAGCATTTAAGTCCTTTACCAGTGACTCACGATCAAG CATCACGGCTTCTTGACAAACCACCTCGCGGATTAGGATACGATTCTGGATCAAAATTTGAGGCCAGTGCTGGGGTTCCGCCTAACAGATTATTGCCTCCATATCATCCTCCTGGCTCGATGCATTTCAAGGGAAGTGGAGAAAGAGAAGCACAGCTTGGTCCGCATGACGATGATAGAAAAAGGGCAGGCTCTGGATTTGGTGCGCAACATATGGATTATTTGTCTGCGAGAAACCCTGATGGGGAGTTCTTTAACATTCCACCACGTGGATTTGCAAGTCACTCGCGTTTTGACGATATTGGTGGCAGAGAGCCCCGTCAATTTATTGAAGGGCCTGGGCCGTTCAATTTACCTTCCAATCAAGCTGGTGGTTTATTCTCTGATGGTAGGTTCCAAACTTTGCCTGGCCATCCACATGGAGGCGAGATTGATGGTCTTGGGGATTTGAGAGGTAGCGAGCATGCTACCTTTGGTCATCCTTACAAACATGTCCGGAGTGGTGATCTGTTTGGAAAAGACGTGCCAAGTCATTTGCATCATGTTGAGCCTTTGGATCCTCAGAAATTACCAAGTCATTTATGTTTTGGTGAACCTGCTGGCTTTGGTCCCTTTGCTGGCCGTCCTTATATGGGGGAGTTGTCTGGGTTTGGAGATATTCCTGGTTTTGGTGAATCAATTGGACGCAACAAACCTGGTATGCCACGGTTTGGGGAGCCTGGCTTCAGGAGCAGGTATCCTGTCCCAGGATTTCTGAATCACGGGCTTTATGCA GGTGATGTGGACTCCTTTGATAGACTAAGAAAGAGAAAGCCCGTGAGCATGGGATGGTGCCGTATTTGCAAGGTTGATTGTGAAACTGTTGAGGGCCTAGATATGCATTCACAGACAAGAGAGCACCAGGATATGGCTATGGATATGGTCAGGTCTATCAAGGAGCAAAACCGAAAAAAACAGAA GACTTTTAGCGATCGTGCTTCAGTTGAAGAGAAAGGCAAGACTAGAAAGGCAGTGTTCGAGGGCCGTGGTAGAAAGACTTGA